ATTTAGTTTAAGTGTGAGGAAGCCGATCGCATTTCTTCCGATCGCTCGGATTTATCACATTTATAATGAAGGATGTTCAGTATTAACCCCTAGTCCGTGACCACTACACCCATTCCCTATAATTCCGAAATATCTGCCGATGGTTCCAGCCAAACTCCCGACAATTTAGGAAGATTCGGGCGTTTTGGCGGTAAATATGTCCCAGAAACCCTCATGCCTGCCCTAAGCGAACTAGAGGCAGCCCTAGAAAAATACCGCTCTGATTCAGAATTTCAACAAGAACTGCAACAACTGCTGCGGGAATACGTGGGACGCCCGACACCCCTCTACTTTGCCGAACGCCTCACCGCCCACTATGCCCGACCCGATGGCACTGGGCCGCAAATTTACCTGAAACGAGAAGATTTAAACCACACCGGGGCGCACAAAATTAACAATGCTTTGGGTCAAGTATTGCTAGCCAAACGGATGGGTAAGCAACGCATCATCGCCGAAACTGGTGCGGGACAACACGGAGTTGCTACTGCCACGGTATGCGCCCGCTTTGGCTTGCAGTGCATCATTTACATGGGCGTTCACGATATGGAACGACAAGCGCTGAACGTGTTTCGGATGCGACTGATGGGGGCAGAAGTTCGCCCCGTCGCAGCTGGTACGGGAACGCTCAAAGATGCGACTTCCGAAGCAATTCGCGATTGGGTGACTAACGTGGAAAGCACCCACTATATTTTAGGTTCGGTGGCTGGGCCACACCCCTACCCGATGTTGGTGCGGGATTTCCAAGCAATCATCGGTGAAGAAACTCGCGCCCAAAGTTTGGAAAAATGGGGCGGTTTGCCGGATATTTTGGTGGCTTGCGTTGGCGGTGGCTCAAATGCAATGGGTCTTTTCCACGATTTCGTTAGAGAGCCTTCCGTGCGGCTAATCGGTATAGAAGCTGCGGGGGAAGGAGTTAATACGGAAAAACACGCTGCTACTTTAACGAAAGGGCGAGTTGGCGTGTTGCACGGAGCGATGAGTTATTTGCTACAAGATGAAGATGGGCAAGTGATCGAACCCCACTCGATCAGCGCTGGTTTAGATTATCCTGGTGTTGGCCCGGAACACAGTTATTTG
This DNA window, taken from Leptolyngbyaceae cyanobacterium, encodes the following:
- the trpB gene encoding tryptophan synthase subunit beta, producing the protein MTTTPIPYNSEISADGSSQTPDNLGRFGRFGGKYVPETLMPALSELEAALEKYRSDSEFQQELQQLLREYVGRPTPLYFAERLTAHYARPDGTGPQIYLKREDLNHTGAHKINNALGQVLLAKRMGKQRIIAETGAGQHGVATATVCARFGLQCIIYMGVHDMERQALNVFRMRLMGAEVRPVAAGTGTLKDATSEAIRDWVTNVESTHYILGSVAGPHPYPMLVRDFQAIIGEETRAQSLEKWGGLPDILVACVGGGSNAMGLFHDFVREPSVRLIGIEAAGEGVNTEKHAATLTKGRVGVLHGAMSYLLQDEDGQVIEPHSISAGLDYPGVGPEHSYLKELGRAEYYSVTDREALEAFQRLSRLEGIIPALETAHAIAFLETFCPQLSGNPRIVINCSGRGDKDVQTVAKFLS